From one Mustela nigripes isolate SB6536 chromosome 16, MUSNIG.SB6536, whole genome shotgun sequence genomic stretch:
- the ANKRD40 gene encoding ankyrin repeat domain-containing protein 40 isoform X2: MSALLEQKEQQERLREAAALGDIREVQKLVESGVDVNSQNEVNGWTCLHWACKRNHGQVVSYLLQSGADKEILTTKGEMPVQLTSRREIRKIMGVEEDDGADSLPQLKKESELPFVPNYLANPAFPFIYTPAAEDPGQLQNGGPSTPPASPAADGSPPLLPTGEPPLAGAFPRDHTSLALVQNRDVSAPSAILRTPESTKPGPVCQPPVSQSRSLFSSVPSKPPVSLEPQNGTYAGPTPAFQPFFFTGAFPFNMQELVLKVRIQNPSLRENDFIEIELDRQELTYQELLRVSCCELGVNPDQVEKIRKLPNTLDKDVARLQDFQELELVLMISENNFLFRNAASTLTERPCYNRRASKLTY; this comes from the exons ATGAGCGCTCTCCtagagcagaaggagcagcaggagaggctgCGGGAGGCCGCGGCCTTGGGGGACATTCGGGAGGTGCAGAAACTGGTGGAGAGCGGGGTGGATGTGAACTCCCAAAATGAGGTCAACGGCTG GACCTGTTTACACTGGGCATGTAAGCGCAATCACGGTCAGGTGGTCTCCTACTTACTACAATCAGGAGCTGACAAAGAGATTCTTACGACAAAAGGAGAAATGCCAGTACAATTGACATCAAGGAGAGAAATCAGGAAGATCATGGGAG tgGAAGAAGATGATGGTGCTGACAGCCTCCCGCAGCTGAAGAAGGAGTCAGAACTGCCCTTTGTTCCCAACTATTTGGCCAACCCAGCCTTCCCTTTCATCTACACCCCTGCGGCAGAGGATCCAGGCCAGCTACAGAACGGGGGTCCCTCCACACCGCCAGCGTCGCCTGCTGCAGATGGCTCTCCTCCACTGCTCCCCACGGGGGAGCCTCCCCTGGCCGGGGCCTTTCCACGGGACCACACCTCTTTGGCACTGGTTCAGAACCGGGATGTGTCTGCCCCCTCTGCCATACTCAGAACACCAGAAAGCACAAAACCAGGTCCTGTCTGTCAGCCACCAGTGAGTCAGAGCCGCTCGCTGTTCTCTTCTGTCCCGTCCAAGCCACCAGTGTCTCTGGAGCCTCAAAATGGGACATATGCAGGCCCGACGCCAGCATTCCAGCCGTTCTTCTTCACGGGGGCATTTCCATTTAATATGCAAG agCTGGTACTCAAGGTGAGGATTCAGAACCCATCTCTTCGAGAAAATGATTTCATTGAAATTGAACTGGACCGACAGGAGCTCACCTATCAAGAATTGCTCAGAGTGAGTTGCTGTGAGCTGGGTGTTAATCCAGATCAGGTGGAGAAGATCAGAAAGTTACCCAATACTCTG GATAAAGACGTTGCTCGACTCCAAGACTTCCAGGAGCTGGAACTGGTTCTAATGATAAGTGAGAACAATTTTCTGTTCAGAAATGCTGCATCTACACTGACTGAAAGACCTTGCTACAACAGGAGAGCTTCCAAACTGACTTACTAA
- the ANKRD40 gene encoding ankyrin repeat domain-containing protein 40 isoform X3, whose amino-acid sequence MSALLEQKEQQERLREAAALGDIREVQKLVESGVDVNSQNEVNGWTCLHWACKRNHGQVVSYLLQSGADKEILTTKGEMPVQLTSRREIRKIMGVEEDDGADSLPQLKKESELPFVPNYLANPAFPFIYTPAAEDPGQLQNGGPSTPPASPAADGSPPLLPTGEPPLAGAFPRDHTSLALVQNRDVSAPSAILRTPESTKPGPVCQPPVSQSRSLFSSVPSKPPVSLEPQNGTYAGPTPAFQPFFFTGAFPFNMQELVLKVRIQNPSLRENDFIEIELDRQELTYQELLRDKDVARLQDFQELELVLMISENNFLFRNAASTLTERPCYNRRASKLTY is encoded by the exons ATGAGCGCTCTCCtagagcagaaggagcagcaggagaggctgCGGGAGGCCGCGGCCTTGGGGGACATTCGGGAGGTGCAGAAACTGGTGGAGAGCGGGGTGGATGTGAACTCCCAAAATGAGGTCAACGGCTG GACCTGTTTACACTGGGCATGTAAGCGCAATCACGGTCAGGTGGTCTCCTACTTACTACAATCAGGAGCTGACAAAGAGATTCTTACGACAAAAGGAGAAATGCCAGTACAATTGACATCAAGGAGAGAAATCAGGAAGATCATGGGAG tgGAAGAAGATGATGGTGCTGACAGCCTCCCGCAGCTGAAGAAGGAGTCAGAACTGCCCTTTGTTCCCAACTATTTGGCCAACCCAGCCTTCCCTTTCATCTACACCCCTGCGGCAGAGGATCCAGGCCAGCTACAGAACGGGGGTCCCTCCACACCGCCAGCGTCGCCTGCTGCAGATGGCTCTCCTCCACTGCTCCCCACGGGGGAGCCTCCCCTGGCCGGGGCCTTTCCACGGGACCACACCTCTTTGGCACTGGTTCAGAACCGGGATGTGTCTGCCCCCTCTGCCATACTCAGAACACCAGAAAGCACAAAACCAGGTCCTGTCTGTCAGCCACCAGTGAGTCAGAGCCGCTCGCTGTTCTCTTCTGTCCCGTCCAAGCCACCAGTGTCTCTGGAGCCTCAAAATGGGACATATGCAGGCCCGACGCCAGCATTCCAGCCGTTCTTCTTCACGGGGGCATTTCCATTTAATATGCAAG agCTGGTACTCAAGGTGAGGATTCAGAACCCATCTCTTCGAGAAAATGATTTCATTGAAATTGAACTGGACCGACAGGAGCTCACCTATCAAGAATTGCTCAGA GATAAAGACGTTGCTCGACTCCAAGACTTCCAGGAGCTGGAACTGGTTCTAATGATAAGTGAGAACAATTTTCTGTTCAGAAATGCTGCATCTACACTGACTGAAAGACCTTGCTACAACAGGAGAGCTTCCAAACTGACTTACTAA
- the ANKRD40 gene encoding ankyrin repeat domain-containing protein 40 isoform X1, with the protein MSALLEQKEQQERLREAAALGDIREVQKLVESGVDVNSQNEVNGWTCLHWACKRNHGQVVSYLLQSGADKEILTTKGEMPVQLTSRREIRKIMGVEEDDGADSLPQLKKESELPFVPNYLANPAFPFIYTPAAEDPGQLQNGGPSTPPASPAADGSPPLLPTGEPPLAGAFPRDHTSLALVQNRDVSAPSAILRTPESTKPGPVCQPPVSQSRSLFSSVPSKPPVSLEPQNGTYAGPTPAFQPFFFTGAFPFNMQELVLKVRIQNPSLRENDFIEIELDRQELTYQELLRVSCCELGVNPDQVEKIRKLPNTLVRKDKDVARLQDFQELELVLMISENNFLFRNAASTLTERPCYNRRASKLTY; encoded by the exons ATGAGCGCTCTCCtagagcagaaggagcagcaggagaggctgCGGGAGGCCGCGGCCTTGGGGGACATTCGGGAGGTGCAGAAACTGGTGGAGAGCGGGGTGGATGTGAACTCCCAAAATGAGGTCAACGGCTG GACCTGTTTACACTGGGCATGTAAGCGCAATCACGGTCAGGTGGTCTCCTACTTACTACAATCAGGAGCTGACAAAGAGATTCTTACGACAAAAGGAGAAATGCCAGTACAATTGACATCAAGGAGAGAAATCAGGAAGATCATGGGAG tgGAAGAAGATGATGGTGCTGACAGCCTCCCGCAGCTGAAGAAGGAGTCAGAACTGCCCTTTGTTCCCAACTATTTGGCCAACCCAGCCTTCCCTTTCATCTACACCCCTGCGGCAGAGGATCCAGGCCAGCTACAGAACGGGGGTCCCTCCACACCGCCAGCGTCGCCTGCTGCAGATGGCTCTCCTCCACTGCTCCCCACGGGGGAGCCTCCCCTGGCCGGGGCCTTTCCACGGGACCACACCTCTTTGGCACTGGTTCAGAACCGGGATGTGTCTGCCCCCTCTGCCATACTCAGAACACCAGAAAGCACAAAACCAGGTCCTGTCTGTCAGCCACCAGTGAGTCAGAGCCGCTCGCTGTTCTCTTCTGTCCCGTCCAAGCCACCAGTGTCTCTGGAGCCTCAAAATGGGACATATGCAGGCCCGACGCCAGCATTCCAGCCGTTCTTCTTCACGGGGGCATTTCCATTTAATATGCAAG agCTGGTACTCAAGGTGAGGATTCAGAACCCATCTCTTCGAGAAAATGATTTCATTGAAATTGAACTGGACCGACAGGAGCTCACCTATCAAGAATTGCTCAGAGTGAGTTGCTGTGAGCTGGGTGTTAATCCAGATCAGGTGGAGAAGATCAGAAAGTTACCCAATACTCTGGTAAGAAAG GATAAAGACGTTGCTCGACTCCAAGACTTCCAGGAGCTGGAACTGGTTCTAATGATAAGTGAGAACAATTTTCTGTTCAGAAATGCTGCATCTACACTGACTGAAAGACCTTGCTACAACAGGAGAGCTTCCAAACTGACTTACTAA